A portion of the Pseudoxanthomonas sp. JBR18 genome contains these proteins:
- the glpD gene encoding glycerol-3-phosphate dehydrogenase, whose product MAERFDVLVVGGGINGAGIARDAVGRGLSVCLCERDDLASHTSSASTKLIHGGLRYLEQYEFRLVGKALAEREVLLRLAPHIIWPLRFVLPHQPHLRPAWMIRIGMFLYDHLGGKRTLEGSKRLNLRTDVVGQPLRDELTTGFAYSDAWVQDARMVVLNAMDAQARGATVHVRTKCVSARRQADHWVAELENARGERITVEATSLINAAGPWAVNFLDDVATGVKHEYALRLVKGSHIVVPRMFDHDHAYIFQQPDRRIVFAIPYERDFTLVGTTDMEYHADPSRPQINQDEVDYLCEAANRYFKQSITPADVVWTYSGVRPLLEDEEDNASEVTRDYQLELDAKGAPLLSVFGGKLTTYRKLAEEAVDKLVDQLGRKAPAWTAHGAPLPGGEMAPFDERLAGVRAARPWLPSDMAWRLVRNYGARVEAILGKAASLDDLGEHFGADLYQAEVDYLRANEWVVEAEDLLWRRSKLGLRLSPGQQQRLSAYLSTQVATPAAPAFVAG is encoded by the coding sequence ATGGCTGAACGGTTTGATGTGCTGGTGGTGGGTGGCGGGATCAACGGCGCCGGGATTGCCCGCGACGCAGTGGGCCGTGGCCTGTCGGTGTGCCTGTGCGAGCGCGACGACCTGGCCTCCCACACCTCCAGCGCCAGCACCAAGCTGATTCACGGCGGCCTGCGCTATCTGGAGCAGTACGAGTTCCGTCTGGTCGGCAAGGCGCTGGCCGAACGCGAGGTGCTGTTGCGGCTGGCGCCGCACATCATCTGGCCGCTGCGTTTCGTCCTGCCGCACCAGCCGCACCTGCGTCCGGCCTGGATGATCCGCATCGGCATGTTCCTCTACGACCACCTGGGCGGAAAGCGCACGCTGGAAGGTTCCAAGCGCCTGAACCTGCGCACCGACGTGGTCGGCCAACCGCTTCGCGATGAACTCACCACTGGCTTTGCCTATTCCGATGCCTGGGTGCAGGACGCCCGCATGGTGGTCCTCAACGCGATGGATGCCCAGGCCCGCGGCGCCACTGTGCATGTGCGCACCAAGTGCGTCAGTGCGCGACGCCAGGCCGACCATTGGGTGGCCGAACTGGAGAACGCGCGGGGCGAGCGCATCACCGTGGAGGCGACCTCTCTGATCAATGCGGCCGGTCCCTGGGCCGTCAACTTCCTCGATGACGTGGCCACCGGGGTCAAGCACGAATATGCGCTGCGCCTGGTCAAGGGCAGCCACATCGTGGTGCCGAGGATGTTCGATCACGACCATGCCTACATCTTCCAGCAGCCCGACCGCCGCATCGTCTTCGCCATTCCCTACGAGCGCGACTTCACCCTGGTCGGCACCACCGACATGGAATACCACGCCGATCCCTCCCGACCGCAGATCAACCAGGACGAAGTGGATTACCTGTGCGAGGCGGCCAACCGCTACTTCAAGCAGTCCATCACCCCGGCCGACGTGGTGTGGACCTACAGCGGCGTGCGCCCACTGCTGGAGGACGAGGAGGACAACGCCTCGGAGGTCACCCGCGATTACCAGCTCGAGCTGGATGCCAAGGGGGCGCCGCTGCTGAGCGTGTTTGGCGGCAAGCTCACCACCTATCGCAAGCTCGCCGAGGAAGCGGTGGACAAACTGGTCGACCAACTCGGCCGCAAGGCCCCGGCCTGGACGGCGCATGGGGCGCCGCTGCCTGGCGGCGAGATGGCGCCATTCGACGAACGCTTGGCCGGCGTGCGCGCTGCACGGCCCTGGCTGCCGAGCGACATGGCCTGGCGCCTGGTGCGCAACTACGGTGCGCGGGTCGAGGCGATCCTGGGCAAGGCGGCCAGCCTGGACGATCTGGGCGAACATTTCGGCGCCGACCTCTACCAGGCCGAGGTCGATTACCTGCGCGCAAACGAGTGGGTCGTGGAGGCCGAAGATCTGCTATGGCGACGCAGCAAGCTGGGATTGCGCCTGTCCCCAGGCCAGCAGCAGCGCCTGTCCGCCTACCTCTCCACGCAGGTCGCAACGCCTGCGGCCCCCGCGTTCGTCGCAGGCTGA
- a CDS encoding MIP/aquaporin family protein — protein MNRQLLGELISEAIAVFIIIAFGDSVAAMYVLYDPNPYAGGYWGVCIAWGLAVTIAIYVTGSVSGTHANPAVTLALALYRKFSWKKVIPYCIAQVIGGLVGAAIVYALYAPVIDHYNQVNQLTREAGGAAGVFFTAPGLAITPMHALTDQIILTAFLIFGIFAITEQYNEAAPTANSGALMIGLLVATIGASMGYLEAWAINPARDLGPRIFAWFAGWGPSAFPAAGNYWWVPIVGPLIGGVVGGAAYQWLIYPFLPARQRALEEAAQQRQS, from the coding sequence ATGAATCGCCAACTGCTCGGGGAGCTGATCTCCGAAGCCATCGCGGTGTTCATCATCATCGCCTTCGGCGATTCGGTCGCTGCGATGTACGTGCTGTACGACCCCAACCCCTACGCGGGCGGCTACTGGGGCGTGTGTATCGCCTGGGGCCTGGCGGTCACCATCGCGATCTACGTGACCGGTTCGGTCTCCGGGACGCACGCCAACCCGGCGGTGACCCTGGCCTTGGCGCTGTACCGCAAATTCTCCTGGAAGAAAGTGATCCCCTACTGTATCGCCCAGGTCATAGGCGGCCTGGTCGGTGCGGCGATCGTCTACGCGCTCTATGCGCCGGTGATCGACCACTACAACCAGGTCAACCAGCTGACCCGGGAAGCCGGAGGCGCGGCGGGTGTGTTCTTTACCGCGCCAGGCCTGGCGATCACCCCGATGCATGCACTGACCGACCAGATCATCCTGACCGCGTTCCTGATCTTCGGCATCTTCGCCATCACCGAGCAGTACAACGAGGCCGCGCCCACCGCCAATTCCGGTGCGCTGATGATCGGCCTGCTGGTGGCCACCATCGGCGCCTCGATGGGCTACCTGGAGGCCTGGGCGATCAATCCGGCGCGTGATCTGGGCCCGCGCATCTTTGCCTGGTTCGCCGGGTGGGGTCCGTCGGCCTTCCCAGCCGCCGGCAATTACTGGTGGGTGCCCATCGTGGGGCCGCTGATCGGTGGCGTCGTGGGTGGTGCTGCCTACCAGTGGCTGATCTACCCCTTCCTGCCCGCGCGCCAGCGTGCGCTGGAGGAGGCGGCGCAGCAGCGCCAGTCCTGA
- the glpK gene encoding glycerol kinase GlpK, with translation MDKKYVLAIDQGTTSSRAILFDHAGAIAGVAQREFTQIFPQPGWVEHNPREILSSVLTTMTDVLTQADIGADQVAAIGITNQRETTVVWDKHTGQAVYNAIVWQSRQSQSVCKELREAGHDELFREKSGLPIDAYFAGTKLKWILDNVEGAREKAEKGDLLFGTIDSWLIWNLSEDKAHVTDLTNAGRTQMYDIHTLEWDDQLLEILGVPKSMLPKVCSSSEVYTHTAGRHFFGQKVPIAGIAGDQQAALFGQACYTPGMVKNTYGTGCFVLMNTGDKAVKSKNGLLTTIAWGIDGKVEYALEGSIFVAGSAVQWLRDGLRMFGKASDTQAYAERVPDTDGVYMVPAFVGLGAPYWDSDVRGAFFGLTRGTSKEHFIRATLESMAYQTRDVVTAMQADAELELKELRVDGGAIMNDFLAQFQADILDVEVIRPKVAETTALGAAYLAGLATGFWKSREEIAEKWAMDARFEPKMPAEDREKRYDGWKKAVHATMAFKAD, from the coding sequence ATGGACAAGAAATACGTACTGGCCATCGACCAGGGCACCACCAGTTCCCGCGCGATTCTGTTCGACCATGCGGGCGCCATCGCCGGCGTGGCCCAGCGGGAGTTCACCCAGATCTTCCCGCAACCGGGCTGGGTGGAGCACAACCCGCGCGAGATCCTGTCCAGCGTGCTGACCACCATGACCGACGTGTTGACCCAGGCCGACATCGGGGCCGACCAGGTCGCGGCCATCGGCATCACCAACCAGCGCGAGACCACGGTGGTGTGGGACAAGCACACCGGCCAGGCCGTGTACAACGCCATCGTGTGGCAGTCGCGCCAGTCGCAGAGCGTCTGCAAGGAGCTGCGCGAGGCTGGCCACGATGAACTGTTCCGCGAAAAATCCGGCTTGCCGATCGATGCGTATTTCGCAGGGACCAAGCTCAAGTGGATCCTGGACAACGTCGAGGGCGCCCGCGAGAAGGCCGAGAAGGGCGACCTGCTGTTCGGCACCATCGACAGCTGGCTGATCTGGAACCTGTCCGAGGACAAGGCCCACGTCACCGACCTGACCAACGCCGGCCGCACCCAGATGTACGACATCCACACCCTGGAGTGGGACGACCAGCTGCTGGAGATCCTGGGCGTGCCCAAGTCGATGCTGCCCAAGGTGTGTTCGTCGAGCGAGGTCTACACGCATACCGCCGGCCGCCATTTCTTCGGCCAGAAGGTGCCGATCGCCGGGATCGCGGGCGATCAGCAGGCGGCCTTGTTTGGCCAGGCCTGCTACACCCCGGGCATGGTCAAGAACACCTATGGCACGGGGTGTTTCGTGCTGATGAACACCGGTGACAAGGCGGTCAAGTCCAAGAACGGGCTGCTGACCACCATCGCCTGGGGCATCGACGGCAAGGTGGAATACGCACTGGAAGGCAGCATCTTCGTGGCCGGCTCGGCGGTGCAGTGGCTGCGCGACGGGTTGCGCATGTTCGGCAAGGCCTCCGATACCCAGGCCTATGCCGAGCGCGTGCCCGATACCGATGGCGTCTACATGGTGCCGGCCTTCGTCGGCCTGGGCGCCCCGTACTGGGACAGCGACGTGCGCGGTGCGTTCTTCGGCCTGACCCGTGGCACCAGCAAGGAGCACTTCATCCGGGCCACGCTCGAATCGATGGCCTACCAGACCCGCGATGTGGTGACGGCCATGCAGGCCGATGCCGAGCTGGAACTGAAAGAGCTGCGCGTGGACGGCGGGGCGATCATGAACGACTTCCTGGCGCAGTTTCAGGCCGACATCCTGGACGTGGAGGTGATCCGGCCAAAGGTCGCCGAGACCACCGCCCTGGGTGCGGCCTACTTGGCCGGCTTGGCCACGGGCTTCTGGAAGAGCCGCGAGGAGATCGCGGAGAAGTGGGCGATGGATGCGCGCTTTGAGCCGAAGATGCCGGCCGAGGACCGCGAAAAGCGCTATGACGGCTGGAAGAAGGCCGTGCACGCGACGATGGCGTTCAAGGCCGACTGA
- a CDS encoding discoidin domain-containing protein encodes MTTTAADDLPPRSQWQASSSATETPALASANAFDGDLTTRWGGPFSPGHWLQVDLGAVADIGGVRIAWDTSHANRYLIQASHDGRAWRTIYTTDDSPGGTEFVLFPAVRTRYLRLAAPARTADWGVGIFEFQPLSATQAPRIVGLADKRDAAALWSTGPARPLRRGRDGSGVEIAFPQPQEVAGLQVGWGQAPDSATLESRDASGAWSPLAREPQSFGASSYLAGDAPRTVTALRLVTHAADGKPPSVTRLRVLGPKAVMTPMKRYQLAATGKDAALFPSSLQMQQVYWTVVGIPAGRQKAVFDEYGNLEAFKGAPLVQPVWRDASGKAAAANADTPITHRLRAGWMPMPEVQWSPQPGLTLTSSAIAIEHDGAPVVLVRHRLTNTGNTPVEGTLSLLTRPLQVSPPWQNGGLSPIRDIAIDDGAGMRVNGRLLFQSATTPDLHGVAAFGAYGEDEITRFAAAGRAPDAQQASDRQGLAAGLFGYRVHLAPGARRDIVLAFALGDEVIDAKTVQAARWPAAPALDVGELLGNDDQAGAKFDALADALAALWEQRLGRIGLSLPDPSLVDMLRAQAAYMLLNQSGPAMQPGPRNYNRSFIRDGSATAVVLLRMGMAKTARDYLHWYSTHAVHDNGLVSPFLNDDGSVNDGFGSDLEYDAQGEYLWLVAEIARLDGGAQTVREYQPQVNRALKFLQELRERTLVPGYQSDRPHPERFAGILAPSISHEGYSVPTHSYWDNYWALRGWHDGAWLAEQWGDHATASWARAQYKLLHDSLAASIRATMQWKGIDTVPADADQGGNDPTSVSIALDPTGAQDVLPMQALTNTFDRYLAEVRKRDAPDALYAYTPYEMRNVLTFVHLDRPADAEFMLGHVTGDRRPRAWQELAEVVYSDKRHAIYLGDMPHTWIGAEYARSLFGMLMFEGDDALSLLPGTPPSWVAGPGLKVDGLPTAYGTLAMQARQEGQRLTITLGQGLKANSALKVYWPSRRKPTTVRVDGRLVHDFDAQSVLLARPFQTLVAVW; translated from the coding sequence ATGACGACGACAGCCGCCGATGATTTGCCGCCACGCAGTCAGTGGCAGGCCAGCAGCTCGGCGACCGAGACGCCCGCGCTGGCCTCGGCCAATGCCTTCGACGGCGACCTGACCACGCGCTGGGGAGGACCGTTCTCGCCCGGGCACTGGCTGCAGGTGGACCTTGGCGCCGTCGCGGACATCGGCGGCGTGCGCATCGCCTGGGACACCAGCCACGCCAATCGGTACCTGATCCAGGCCTCGCACGACGGCCGCGCCTGGCGCACGATCTACACCACCGATGACAGCCCGGGCGGCACCGAGTTCGTGCTGTTCCCGGCCGTGCGCACCCGCTACCTGCGACTGGCCGCGCCGGCACGCACGGCGGACTGGGGCGTGGGCATCTTCGAATTCCAGCCGCTTAGCGCCACGCAGGCCCCGCGCATCGTCGGCCTGGCGGACAAGCGAGATGCCGCAGCGTTGTGGAGCACCGGGCCGGCGCGTCCGCTTCGGAGAGGGCGCGATGGCAGCGGTGTCGAGATCGCGTTCCCGCAGCCGCAAGAGGTGGCTGGCTTGCAGGTAGGCTGGGGCCAGGCGCCGGACAGCGCCACACTGGAAAGCCGCGATGCGTCCGGCGCGTGGTCGCCCCTGGCGCGTGAGCCGCAGTCTTTCGGCGCCTCGTCCTACCTGGCCGGCGATGCGCCGCGCACGGTGACTGCCTTGCGCCTGGTCACGCACGCAGCCGACGGGAAGCCTCCGAGCGTCACCCGTCTGCGCGTGCTCGGCCCCAAAGCGGTGATGACCCCGATGAAGCGCTACCAGCTGGCCGCGACCGGCAAGGACGCGGCGCTGTTTCCGTCATCGCTGCAGATGCAGCAGGTGTATTGGACGGTGGTTGGCATTCCGGCCGGGCGGCAGAAGGCGGTCTTCGACGAGTACGGCAATCTCGAGGCGTTCAAGGGCGCGCCGCTGGTGCAACCGGTGTGGCGCGACGCCAGCGGCAAGGCGGCCGCGGCGAACGCGGACACGCCGATCACCCATCGCCTGCGTGCCGGCTGGATGCCGATGCCCGAGGTGCAATGGTCGCCCCAGCCCGGGCTGACGCTGACCAGCAGCGCGATCGCGATTGAACATGACGGCGCACCGGTGGTGCTGGTGCGCCATCGTCTGACCAATACCGGCAACACGCCGGTCGAAGGCACGCTGTCGCTGCTGACCCGACCACTACAGGTCAGCCCGCCGTGGCAGAACGGCGGGCTCTCGCCGATCCGCGACATCGCGATCGACGATGGCGCGGGCATGCGCGTGAACGGACGGTTGCTGTTCCAAAGCGCCACCACCCCGGATCTGCACGGCGTCGCGGCGTTCGGCGCGTATGGCGAAGACGAGATCACCCGCTTCGCGGCTGCGGGCCGCGCACCTGACGCGCAGCAGGCCAGCGATCGGCAAGGCCTGGCCGCCGGGCTGTTCGGCTATCGCGTGCACCTGGCGCCGGGCGCGCGGCGCGACATCGTGCTGGCCTTCGCGCTGGGCGACGAGGTGATCGATGCGAAGACGGTGCAGGCCGCGCGCTGGCCCGCCGCGCCCGCGCTGGACGTGGGCGAGCTGCTCGGCAACGACGACCAGGCCGGCGCGAAGTTCGACGCTCTCGCCGATGCGCTGGCCGCGCTGTGGGAACAGCGCCTGGGCAGGATCGGCCTGTCGCTGCCCGATCCCTCGCTGGTGGACATGCTGCGCGCGCAGGCCGCCTACATGCTGCTCAACCAGAGCGGCCCGGCGATGCAGCCGGGGCCGCGCAACTACAACCGTTCCTTCATCCGCGACGGCTCGGCCACCGCGGTGGTTCTGCTGCGCATGGGCATGGCGAAGACGGCGCGCGATTATCTGCACTGGTACAGCACCCACGCCGTGCACGACAACGGCCTGGTGTCGCCGTTCCTCAACGACGATGGCAGTGTCAACGACGGCTTCGGCTCGGACCTGGAATACGACGCGCAGGGCGAATACCTGTGGCTGGTGGCCGAGATCGCACGCCTGGACGGCGGTGCGCAGACCGTGCGCGAGTATCAGCCGCAGGTGAACCGGGCCTTGAAGTTCCTGCAGGAACTGCGCGAACGCACGTTGGTGCCCGGCTACCAGTCCGATCGCCCTCATCCCGAGCGCTTCGCCGGCATCCTGGCGCCATCGATCAGCCACGAAGGCTATTCGGTGCCGACCCATAGCTACTGGGATAATTACTGGGCGCTGCGCGGCTGGCACGATGGCGCGTGGCTGGCCGAACAATGGGGCGACCACGCCACGGCAAGCTGGGCGCGCGCGCAGTACAAGCTGCTGCACGACTCGCTGGCCGCATCGATCCGCGCGACGATGCAGTGGAAGGGCATCGATACCGTTCCCGCCGACGCCGACCAGGGCGGCAATGACCCGACGAGCGTGTCGATCGCGCTGGACCCGACCGGCGCGCAGGACGTGCTGCCGATGCAGGCGCTGACCAACACCTTCGACCGCTACCTGGCCGAGGTACGCAAACGCGACGCCCCCGATGCGCTGTACGCCTATACGCCCTACGAGATGCGCAACGTGCTGACATTCGTGCACCTGGATCGCCCGGCCGATGCCGAGTTCATGCTCGGCCACGTCACCGGCGACAGGCGACCGCGCGCCTGGCAGGAGCTGGCCGAGGTCGTGTACTCGGACAAGCGCCACGCGATCTATCTGGGCGACATGCCGCATACCTGGATCGGCGCCGAGTACGCACGCAGCCTGTTCGGCATGCTGATGTTCGAAGGCGACGACGCGTTGTCGCTGTTGCCTGGCACGCCGCCATCGTGGGTCGCCGGCCCCGGTTTGAAGGTGGACGGCCTGCCCACCGCCTACGGCACGCTGGCGATGCAGGCGCGGCAGGAAGGCCAGCGCCTGACGATCACCCTGGGCCAGGGATTGAAGGCGAACAGCGCGCTGAAGGTCTATTGGCCCAGCCGCCGGAAGCCGACCACGGTGCGTGTCGATGGACGGCTCGTGCATGACTTCGACGCCCAGAGCGTGCTGTTGGCGCGCCCGTTCCAAACGTTGGTCGCCGTCTGGTGA
- a CDS encoding formate/nitrite transporter family protein, whose amino-acid sequence MTSRSRDADDPPERRLIIDPTAHDDGGAELTGEEEDDVEEAKPPRVALLHEIIRRQGQEELDRNLAALAWSSLAAGLSMGFSMLARGVLHAQLQGLPGAFLIECLGYTFGFLAVILARQQLFTENTLTAVLPLMSKPSLHQLGRLMRLWSVVFAGNIVGVAVFAWGLLHLQQFDAPTHAAFRAMGEEVLHNTPWQMLTKGMLAGWVIAMMVWMLAGIEQSRVSVILISTYVIAIGGFTHIIVGSAEVLYLVFDGHASVGDYVLHFALPTLAGNIIGGSGIFALISHAQVRSDGD is encoded by the coding sequence ATGACCTCCCGCTCCCGTGACGCCGACGATCCACCGGAACGCCGTCTCATCATCGATCCCACCGCCCACGATGACGGCGGCGCCGAACTGACGGGCGAGGAAGAGGACGATGTCGAGGAAGCGAAGCCGCCGCGCGTGGCTTTGCTGCACGAGATCATCCGTCGCCAGGGCCAGGAGGAACTGGACCGCAACCTGGCCGCGTTGGCCTGGTCCTCGTTGGCGGCCGGCCTGAGCATGGGCTTCTCGATGCTCGCCCGCGGCGTGCTGCACGCCCAGCTGCAGGGGCTGCCGGGGGCGTTTCTCATCGAGTGCCTCGGCTATACCTTCGGCTTCCTGGCGGTGATCCTGGCGCGCCAGCAGCTGTTCACCGAAAACACCCTGACCGCCGTGCTGCCACTGATGTCCAAACCCAGCCTGCACCAGCTGGGACGGCTGATGCGTCTGTGGTCGGTGGTGTTCGCCGGCAATATCGTCGGCGTGGCGGTCTTTGCCTGGGGGCTGCTGCATCTGCAGCAGTTCGACGCGCCCACCCATGCGGCCTTCCGCGCGATGGGCGAGGAAGTCCTGCACAACACGCCGTGGCAGATGCTGACCAAGGGCATGCTCGCCGGCTGGGTGATCGCGATGATGGTGTGGATGCTGGCGGGGATCGAGCAGTCGCGCGTGTCGGTGATCCTGATCAGCACCTACGTGATCGCCATCGGCGGTTTCACCCACATCATCGTCGGCTCTGCCGAAGTGCTCTACCTGGTGTTCGACGGGCATGCCAGCGTGGGGGACTACGTCCTCCATTTCGCCTTGCCGACCCTGGCCGGCAACATCATCGGCGGCAGTGGCATCTTCGCCTTGATCAGCCACGCCCAGGTCCGCAGCGACGGCGATTGA
- a CDS encoding FAD-dependent oxidoreductase, translating into MQRRHFLRQAGALAAVASSGGLLAQTPRSMPAPVQAPALGQQPFAEPKPLAPIRASADRVISVTVCTRPFRAQGPRIEAERMGRRTVIHHYGHGGSGWSLSWGSAERAVALAQATGETEVAVIGCGAIGLTTARVAQRAGMKVRIYAKERLPLTRSYLATGVWSPDSRICTTEHATPQFRALWNQMARGSFAQYQRMLGLPGDPVEWRDSYALSDVPFNQPAGGGGEDDEPDYPSLESDLIDDLRPHSQPLSAAQHPFPVPYARRYTNMVFNLAAYGRMLMDDFLQDGGELHARVFESPRQFADLREKTLFNCTGYGARDLLGDASIIPVRGQTARLIPQPEVDYGLYWRGHNLNVVPRRDGILVQAQMPGDFNNADTTVSRATTDAAVAQLARLFPAS; encoded by the coding sequence ATGCAACGACGTCATTTCCTGCGCCAGGCCGGCGCCCTGGCCGCGGTCGCCTCCTCCGGCGGCCTGCTGGCCCAGACGCCCCGCAGCATGCCAGCGCCCGTCCAGGCACCGGCCTTGGGACAGCAGCCCTTCGCCGAGCCCAAACCGCTGGCGCCGATCCGCGCCAGTGCCGACCGGGTCATCTCGGTCACCGTGTGCACGCGGCCGTTCCGCGCCCAGGGCCCGCGCATCGAGGCCGAACGCATGGGCCGACGCACGGTGATCCATCACTACGGCCATGGCGGTAGCGGCTGGTCGCTGTCGTGGGGCTCGGCCGAGCGGGCCGTGGCCCTGGCGCAGGCCACTGGGGAAACCGAGGTCGCGGTGATCGGCTGTGGCGCCATCGGCCTGACCACCGCGCGGGTGGCCCAGCGCGCGGGGATGAAGGTGAGGATCTACGCCAAGGAGCGGCTGCCGCTCACCCGATCTTACCTGGCCACCGGCGTGTGGTCGCCGGACTCACGCATCTGCACGACCGAACACGCGACGCCGCAGTTCCGTGCGCTCTGGAACCAGATGGCGCGCGGCTCCTTCGCCCAGTACCAGCGCATGCTCGGACTGCCCGGCGACCCGGTGGAATGGCGCGACAGCTATGCACTGTCCGACGTGCCGTTCAACCAGCCGGCCGGCGGCGGTGGCGAGGACGACGAGCCGGACTACCCGTCGCTGGAGTCCGACCTGATCGACGACCTGCGCCCGCACTCGCAGCCCCTGTCGGCAGCGCAGCATCCCTTCCCGGTCCCGTATGCGCGTCGCTACACCAACATGGTGTTCAACCTGGCCGCGTACGGACGGATGCTGATGGACGACTTCCTGCAGGATGGGGGCGAACTGCACGCGCGCGTATTCGAAAGCCCGCGCCAGTTCGCCGACCTGCGCGAGAAGACCTTGTTCAACTGCACCGGCTATGGCGCGCGGGACCTGCTGGGCGATGCCAGCATCATCCCGGTGCGTGGACAGACCGCACGGCTGATCCCGCAGCCGGAGGTCGACTACGGCCTGTACTGGCGCGGGCACAACCTCAACGTGGTGCCCCGCCGCGACGGCATCCTGGTCCAGGCGCAGATGCCCGGCGACTTCAACAACGCCGACACCACGGTCAGCCGCGCGACGACCGATGCGGCCGTCGCACAGTTGGCCAGGCTGTTCCCGGCCAGCTGA
- a CDS encoding glycosyltransferase, which produces MNAHDPVPAPPSAGHPTLSIVIPAHDEAEQLPATLAHLFTALRTAAIQAEVIVVDDASTDTTAAVATAAGAQVVSVDARHIAAARNAGATIARAPRLCFIDADTHVDAAVLQAALRALEAGASGGGARVRLQRPVAWHARLGEAFFGTLLRLGRIAPGCFLFCSRRAFDATGGFDLRFYAGEDVAMSRALARQGRFVLLRAPVWTSARKLHSFSAWEHLKLFAALARHGRSLLHSRERLAFWYGPRRPPRPPPRR; this is translated from the coding sequence ATGAACGCTCACGACCCCGTCCCCGCGCCCCCATCGGCCGGACACCCGACGCTGTCGATCGTCATCCCGGCCCATGACGAAGCCGAGCAGTTGCCTGCGACCCTGGCGCACCTGTTCACCGCCTTGCGGACGGCCGCGATCCAGGCCGAGGTCATCGTGGTCGATGATGCCTCCACCGACACCACCGCCGCGGTGGCGACCGCGGCGGGTGCCCAGGTGGTCTCGGTCGACGCGCGCCACATCGCGGCGGCCCGCAATGCCGGGGCCACGATCGCCAGGGCGCCCAGGCTGTGCTTCATCGATGCCGATACGCATGTCGATGCCGCCGTCCTGCAGGCGGCGCTGCGGGCGCTGGAGGCCGGCGCCAGCGGCGGCGGCGCCCGGGTGCGCCTGCAGCGTCCCGTGGCCTGGCATGCACGCCTCGGCGAAGCCTTCTTCGGCACCTTGCTGCGGCTGGGCAGGATCGCGCCGGGCTGCTTCCTGTTCTGCTCGCGACGTGCCTTCGACGCGACGGGCGGGTTCGACCTGCGCTTCTATGCGGGCGAGGACGTGGCCATGAGCCGCGCACTGGCGCGACAGGGCCGCTTTGTCCTGCTCCGCGCCCCTGTGTGGACCTCGGCCCGCAAGCTGCACAGCTTCAGTGCCTGGGAACATCTGAAGCTCTTCGCCGCCCTCGCGCGGCATGGAAGGAGCCTGCTGCACTCGCGCGAGCGCTTGGCCTTCTGGTACGGGCCGCGCCGCCCGCCGCGTCCCCCGCCGCGTCGTTGA
- a CDS encoding oxygenase MpaB family protein, with protein sequence MTVMQTLVRPVTAPLRRWVLGAFPRGQSGLDYDHPAGDPGWFGPDSVTWRIHADFPGMLSGGLSALMLQALHPRALAGVYDHSNFREDLVGRLRRTTAFVAGTTYAASAQVDPLVERVRAIHRRVRGRTPDGMVYAADDPELLTWVHVTEAHGFLRGYRTYCQAVPDPMADRYYDEVRRVAEALGAREVPASQAQVEAYFDRVRPQLRFDARSREVMDVLAQIRLPVPVAGLSRNLFLGAATALLPAWATPLLGIGARRQAQARLASVALRGMAPLFALALRDGVSARACARMGLPAAHLRQWPAPCLT encoded by the coding sequence ATGACCGTGATGCAAACCTTGGTCCGCCCCGTCACCGCGCCCTTGCGCAGGTGGGTGCTGGGGGCGTTTCCGCGCGGGCAGTCCGGCCTGGACTACGACCATCCGGCCGGTGATCCCGGCTGGTTTGGCCCGGACAGCGTGACCTGGCGCATCCACGCTGACTTTCCCGGCATGCTCTCAGGCGGCCTGTCCGCGTTGATGCTGCAGGCGCTGCATCCGCGTGCGCTGGCCGGCGTCTACGACCATTCGAATTTCCGCGAGGATCTGGTCGGCCGGCTGCGGCGGACCACGGCCTTCGTGGCTGGAACCACGTATGCGGCAAGCGCACAGGTCGATCCCTTGGTGGAGCGGGTCCGCGCCATCCATCGTCGGGTGCGCGGACGGACACCGGACGGGATGGTGTATGCCGCCGATGATCCGGAACTGCTGACCTGGGTCCATGTCACCGAGGCCCATGGGTTCCTGCGGGGCTATCGCACCTACTGCCAAGCCGTTCCGGATCCGATGGCCGACCGCTACTACGACGAGGTTCGGCGTGTCGCCGAGGCGCTGGGCGCACGTGAGGTGCCTGCTTCGCAGGCCCAGGTCGAGGCCTATTTCGATCGCGTGCGGCCGCAGCTGCGCTTCGACGCGCGCTCGCGCGAGGTGATGGACGTATTGGCACAGATCCGTCTCCCGGTGCCGGTGGCCGGCCTGTCTCGCAATCTGTTCCTAGGGGCCGCCACGGCCTTGCTGCCTGCGTGGGCCACCCCGCTGCTGGGAATCGGGGCAAGGCGCCAGGCGCAGGCGCGCCTGGCCTCGGTCGCCCTGCGCGGCATGGCGCCCCTGTTCGCCCTGGCCTTGCGTGATGGCGTGTCGGCCCGTGCCTGCGCGCGCATGGGTCTTCCGGCGGCCCACCTGCGGCAGTGGCCCGCGCCATGCCTCACGTGA